One Glycine max cultivar Williams 82 chromosome 4, Glycine_max_v4.0, whole genome shotgun sequence DNA segment encodes these proteins:
- the LOC100788812 gene encoding chaperone protein dnaJ 49, translating to MDGNKDDALKCLSIGKEALESGDRSRALKFVTKARRLDPTLPVDDLLSTIDADAGDQPAAAEAAESTKSPDQPSIRRRAAGAAAAAPKGPSSASSSSASYTEEQVSIIREIKRKKNFYEILGLEKTCTIEDVRKSYRKLSLKVHPDKNKAHGAEEAFKAVSKAFQCLSNEESKRKYDVSGEDEAIYEQRTARPAARGYNGYYEADIDAEEIFRNFFFGGMAPAANFGGFSFGPAGFNGFNGHRHAAEHGSGGFNVRTLIQLLPVLLILLLNFLPSSEPLYSLSKSYPYEHRFTTPKGVNYYVKSTNFVQEYPLRSEERSKIEERVEREYFSILRQNCHFELQRRQWGYIRETPHCDMLRKFEVVN from the coding sequence ATGGATGGGAACAAGGACGACGCGTTGAAATGTTTGAGTATCGGCAAAGAGGCGTTGGAAAGCGGCGATCGGTCACGTGCGTTGAAGTTCGTAACGAAGGCACGTCGCCTCGACCCCACCCTCCCCGTCGACGATCTATTGTCCACGATAGACGCGGATGCAGGGGATCAGCCTGCCGCCGCGGAGGCGGCGGAGTCCACAAAGTCTCCCGATCAGCCTTCTATCCGCCGGAGGGCTGCTGGGGCGGCCGCTGCCGCTCCAAAGGGGCCCTCGTCGGCCTCGTCCTCTTCGGCCTCATACACAGAAGAGCAAGTCTCAATTATCAGAGagataaagagaaagaagaacttTTATGAGATATTGGGATTGGAGAAGACTTGCACTATTGAGGACGTGAGGAAGTCGTACAGGAAACTGTCTCTTAAGGTTCATCCCGATAAGAACAAAGCCCATGGGGCCGAGGAAGCGTTCAAGGCCGTTTCAAAGGCGTTTCAGTGTCTTAGTAATGAAGAGAGTAAGAGGAAGTATGATGTTTCGGGAGAGGATGAAGCGATCTACGAGCAGCGCACTGCAAGGCCGGCAGCCAGGGGTTATAATGGTTACTATGAAGCTGATATTGATGCTGAGGAGATATTCAGGAACTTCTTCTTTGGAGGAATGGCCCCTGCAGCCAATTTTGGAGGATTCAGTTTTGGACCAGCTGGGTTCAATGGGTTCAATGGTCATAGGCATGCTGCTGAACATGGTTCTGGTGGTTTTAATGTTCGCACATTAATTCAGTTACTGCCAGTGCTGCTGATTCTACTATTGAACTTTTTGCCTTCTTCGGAGCCCTTGTACTCGCTATCGAAGAGTTATCCTTATGAACATCGGTTTACCACACCCAAGGGTGTCAACTATTATGTCAAATCTACAAACTTTGTTCAGGAGTATCCCTTGCGGAGCGAGGAACGATCAAAAATTGAAGAAAGGGTAGAGAGGGAGTACTTCAGCATTCTCCGCCAGAATTGTCATTTTGAGTTGCAGCGTCGCCAATGGGGTTATATCCGGGAAACACCCCACTGCGATATGTTGCGGAAGTTTGAGGTGGTGAATTAA